A single genomic interval of Chryseobacterium paludis harbors:
- a CDS encoding tyrosine-protein phosphatase, which yields MKKLGITMTMMVVLGTTVNAQISDSLRRVVKMEGAYNFRDTGGYKTTDGKEVALGKVYRSDAIDKLSDKDLKTFKDKKIVTVVDFRGIEEAKKAPDRLPQNTSYLLCPAGSNNLPTAQDMVKFLKDKNFLFDMYGEGGLPYFGERYRPLFVKLLTLQPNESLLYHCTGGRDRTGMASALFLKILGVPQEVIESDYVASNFYLSKNPTMKQMYSGLSKMSGMSDDEIKKQMELRPELIRNFFAVISKKYGSVENFFQVEMGIGPNEIAILKQKYTH from the coding sequence ATGAAAAAATTAGGAATAACAATGACCATGATGGTTGTTTTGGGTACGACAGTAAATGCACAGATCAGTGACAGCCTTCGTCGTGTCGTGAAAATGGAAGGCGCTTATAATTTCAGAGATACGGGAGGCTATAAAACAACAGATGGTAAAGAAGTCGCACTGGGAAAAGTATACCGAAGTGATGCCATCGATAAATTATCGGATAAAGATCTTAAAACCTTCAAAGACAAAAAAATTGTAACTGTAGTAGATTTCAGAGGGATTGAAGAAGCTAAAAAAGCTCCGGACAGGCTTCCGCAAAATACAAGTTATCTTCTTTGTCCGGCAGGAAGTAATAATCTACCGACAGCTCAGGATATGGTAAAATTCCTGAAGGATAAAAACTTTCTGTTTGACATGTATGGTGAAGGAGGATTACCCTATTTTGGAGAAAGATACAGACCACTATTTGTAAAGCTACTGACCTTACAGCCTAACGAATCTCTTTTGTATCATTGTACCGGTGGAAGAGACAGAACAGGAATGGCCTCCGCATTATTTCTTAAAATATTAGGAGTTCCCCAGGAAGTAATAGAGAGTGATTATGTCGCATCTAATTTTTATCTTTCAAAAAATCCAACGATGAAGCAAATGTACTCCGGGCTTTCTAAAATGTCCGGAATGAGTGATGATGAGATCAAAAAACAGATGGAATTAAGACCGGAACTGATCAGGAACTTCTTTGCTGTTATCAGCAAAAAATACGGAAGTGTAGAAAACTTTTTCCAGGTAGAAATGGGAATAGGCCCCAATGAAATCGCTATTTTAAAGCAAAAATATACCCATTAA
- a CDS encoding NADPH-dependent F420 reductase, whose product MTTSSKVAVIGLGNIGQAVAGNMAKSNNKFIAADRNVEKAKELSEKWNTESSDIPTAVKTADIIVLAIPFGTIAGFMKEYAADLEGKIIVDPSNPIAPAENGGFKKIIGEKESAGEINKSFLPKGAKLVKALGTLGAGTLSDAAYQTPDRSVLFYATDDTSIDDQVEKLIHDNGFDAVRIGGIDQSIRIEVFGDLHEFGALGKPVNLSEAKQKV is encoded by the coding sequence ATGACAACATCATCAAAAGTAGCTGTAATTGGCTTAGGAAATATCGGACAGGCTGTAGCCGGAAATATGGCAAAGTCTAATAATAAATTTATTGCTGCGGACAGAAATGTAGAAAAGGCAAAAGAACTTTCTGAAAAATGGAACACTGAATCAAGTGATATTCCAACAGCCGTAAAAACTGCCGATATTATAGTTTTGGCCATTCCTTTTGGAACAATCGCTGGATTTATGAAAGAATATGCTGCAGATTTAGAAGGTAAAATTATTGTAGATCCTTCAAATCCTATTGCTCCGGCTGAAAACGGTGGATTCAAAAAAATCATTGGAGAAAAAGAATCAGCAGGAGAAATTAATAAGAGCTTCTTACCCAAAGGCGCAAAACTAGTTAAAGCATTAGGAACTTTAGGAGCGGGAACTTTATCTGATGCGGCTTATCAAACTCCCGATAGATCAGTCTTATTTTATGCAACCGACGATACAAGCATTGATGATCAGGTTGAAAAACTAATTCATGACAATGGTTTTGACGCTGTTAGAATTGGAGGAATTGATCAATCGATTAGAATTGAAGTTTTTGGTGATCTTCATGAATTCGGAGCACTGGGAAAACCGGTAAATCTATCTGAAGCAAAACAAAAAGTATAA
- a CDS encoding nitrilase family protein translates to MINLKIATAQFENKSGDKEYNLSIIEKLSGEAAAKGSHIIAFHECSITGYTFARRLNREEMLDIAELIPDGKSVQKLQEIATQNNITILAGLFEKDEHDNLFKAYICVDKNGLVAKYRKLHPFINPHLTAGQEYCVFEIYGWKFGILICYDNNIIENVRATKLLGADVIFMPHVTMCTPSSRPGAGFVDPTLWENRETDPTSLRLEFDGMKGRDWLMKWLPSRAYDNGAYIVFSNPIGMDDNQLKNGCSMIIDPFGDILAECHSFEDSFVTTIINPEKLTQAGGYRYIKARRPELYRDIIGQEHQSEQKVVWLTSENE, encoded by the coding sequence ATGATCAATCTTAAAATCGCAACCGCACAATTCGAAAACAAAAGCGGAGATAAAGAATATAATCTTTCAATAATAGAAAAGTTAAGCGGAGAAGCAGCTGCTAAAGGATCGCATATTATTGCTTTCCATGAATGTTCCATCACAGGCTACACCTTTGCCAGAAGGCTTAATAGAGAGGAAATGCTTGACATTGCTGAGTTGATTCCTGACGGTAAAAGCGTCCAAAAGTTACAGGAGATTGCTACTCAAAATAATATTACCATTTTAGCAGGTCTTTTTGAAAAAGATGAGCACGACAACCTGTTTAAAGCATACATATGTGTAGATAAAAATGGTTTGGTGGCTAAATATAGGAAGCTACATCCTTTTATAAACCCACACCTTACAGCAGGACAGGAATACTGTGTTTTTGAGATCTATGGATGGAAGTTTGGAATTCTGATCTGTTATGACAATAATATTATTGAAAATGTGAGAGCTACTAAACTTTTGGGAGCAGATGTTATTTTCATGCCCCATGTCACCATGTGTACGCCTTCTTCAAGACCTGGAGCAGGATTTGTAGATCCAACACTTTGGGAGAACCGGGAAACTGACCCTACCTCTTTACGCCTTGAGTTTGATGGAATGAAAGGAAGAGACTGGCTGATGAAATGGCTGCCATCAAGAGCTTATGATAACGGGGCCTATATTGTTTTCTCCAATCCCATCGGAATGGATGATAATCAGTTAAAGAATGGCTGTTCAATGATCATCGATCCTTTTGGAGATATTCTTGCAGAATGTCATTCGTTTGAAGACTCTTTTGTAACAACTATTATCAATCCCGAAAAATTGACTCAAGCTGGAGGTTACCGTTATATCAAAGCAAGAAGACCCGAATTATACAGAGATATTATTGGTCAGGAGCATCAATCGGAACAAAAAGTGGTTTGGCTTACATCAGAAAATGAATAA
- a CDS encoding helix-turn-helix domain-containing protein produces MQISPPKQLASYIKHYIFLENPEEDSKNLRLFADGNTGLIISADINMQDNAETNLPSSFFYGQPTQYKDLTTKGKFSLLAVVFQPYFFNLLFNVAAKEIKNEIISASDILKDQLIPFQESLYNKADPQSVINALNDFFLKLISKKDTSDSWLIKAQQYLLQNKGTISLKDLEYFTGYSERHIERKFEEHIGISPKKYNTIIRLHHFLSLMKNDIDKASMTNLSYEAGYSDQSHLIKEFKNTIGLTPSQYLKTKNKLAVNFIELH; encoded by the coding sequence ATGCAAATTTCGCCACCTAAGCAATTAGCATCTTATATCAAACATTATATCTTTTTAGAAAATCCTGAAGAGGACAGTAAAAATTTACGGTTGTTTGCCGACGGAAACACAGGACTTATCATTTCTGCTGATATCAATATGCAAGATAACGCGGAAACCAATTTACCATCATCTTTTTTTTACGGGCAGCCAACACAGTATAAAGATCTTACAACAAAAGGGAAGTTTTCATTATTGGCAGTCGTTTTTCAACCTTATTTCTTTAATTTACTTTTTAATGTTGCCGCTAAAGAAATTAAAAATGAAATAATTTCAGCCTCAGATATCCTGAAAGATCAGTTGATTCCGTTTCAGGAAAGTCTGTATAATAAGGCAGATCCTCAATCTGTAATTAATGCATTAAATGACTTTTTCCTAAAACTTATTTCTAAAAAAGACACTTCGGATTCATGGCTTATAAAAGCTCAACAGTACCTCCTTCAAAATAAAGGAACAATCTCCTTAAAAGATCTGGAATATTTCACCGGATATTCAGAAAGGCATATTGAAAGAAAGTTTGAAGAACATATTGGAATATCACCCAAAAAGTACAACACGATCATCAGGCTTCATCACTTTTTAAGTCTTATGAAAAATGACATAGACAAAGCAAGTATGACCAATCTTTCTTATGAAGCGGGCTATTCAGATCAATCCCATTTGATCAAAGAATTTAAAAATACCATAGGATTAACTCCTTCTCAGTATCTTAAAACTAAGAATAAATTAGCCGTAAACTTTATAGAGCTTCATTAA
- a CDS encoding Crp/Fnr family transcriptional regulator, with protein MKENLVQASVEPLIDYFNRHIPLNVEERELVTELFKPRLYRKKQYVLQEGDVCNQFNFVVRGCLRIYKIDEKGNTHIIQFAPENWWINDIRSFHKKQPSELNIDALEDTMVLQISHENLITLYKTAPKFDRIFRVLLENSFVTLQNRLLQNISSTAEERYLSFMQTYSQLSNRLPQTQIASFLGITPEFLSRLRNRLVKPKS; from the coding sequence ATGAAAGAAAATCTTGTACAAGCTTCAGTAGAACCCTTAATCGATTATTTTAATCGACATATTCCATTGAATGTGGAGGAGCGCGAGCTTGTTACAGAACTTTTCAAACCCAGATTATACCGAAAAAAGCAATATGTTCTTCAGGAAGGAGATGTTTGCAATCAGTTTAATTTTGTAGTCCGTGGGTGCTTACGTATTTATAAAATAGACGAAAAAGGAAATACCCATATTATCCAGTTTGCTCCCGAAAATTGGTGGATAAATGACATCCGAAGCTTTCACAAAAAGCAACCTTCAGAACTTAATATTGATGCTTTAGAAGATACTATGGTTTTGCAGATCAGTCATGAAAATTTAATTACACTATACAAAACGGCACCAAAATTCGACCGGATATTCAGAGTTTTGCTTGAAAACAGTTTTGTTACTTTACAAAACAGATTGCTGCAAAATATAAGTTCTACAGCCGAAGAGCGGTATCTTTCTTTTATGCAAACCTATTCTCAGCTGTCTAATCGTTTGCCACAGACACAGATTGCTTCCTTTTTAGGAATTACTCCGGAATTCCTAAGCAGATTAAGAAACAGACTTGTTAAACCGAAATCTTAA